AACATGAAAATATACTACAAAGGAACAGTGTTTCCATCAAAACACAACAAAATTACAATGGATGTTAATAATGTTGGTTATGTAATTAATGTAATTAATTCAGAACATTTTATACCATGAGAGAAACAAAAAGTATATATTACTGAAATTCAAAAGGACATATATGGTTTCAGAACATTTAATGAAAATATAATGTTTCAGCAATTAACTCAACCAAAAGACATCTCACCATACAAAGCACTAACAATACTTAGAGATAATGATTTAATTGATTTATGCAAAGCAATAGTAAATGAAGACTATAATAAATTACTTGAATTAAAACTAAGTGAGATGACCTTAAATAGAATTTTTAGAACAATGAAAAAGACAGCATTATATGTTCTTGATTCATTAAGAGATAAAACACCAATTCAAAATTTTGATGGAATAATTCAAGCAGAAACAGAAACCATTCAAAATGATGAAAAACTCTAAGAAATAGCATTAAAAAATAAACTCACTACACATTTATGTAGTGAGTATTCTTTTATATATTTAAATTTATATCTTAATATATTATAAAAAATGATGAGTGTATATTGCTAACAACAGCACCCCATACTTGATGCAATGAAACCTTATTTTATTAATGTGTGGCGATGCTTGCAAACAGGTTGTTCCATTTAATTTTCATGTTTTAAAACACTACTAATTCACACATAAATATTGTATCATTATTTTTTTATCTTGATTTATTAATTTCTGATATCATTTCCATAAAAACATCTCAGTTATATAAAATAAAAAGGTTTTTAAATTAAGAAATTATCAAATAAGACAAAGGCAACATTTAAATGTTGTTTTTTAATTTGAATTCAGTTTGGAATTTCCAAAATTTTATAAAAAAAATGATGGGTTATGGTTCACAATAACCCCCACCTTAAGACATAGCAACCTTATTTTATTAATGTGTGGCGATGCTAGCAAGTATAATGTGCTACTTATTGATTTCTCAATCACACATAAATATTCTAGCATAAAAGACATTTATTGTTTATATTAAAAAATTCATAAAAAAAGATGGATTATGCTTACTGAAAAGGATCCATCTTACATTAAATACTTAGTTAAATAATTATTTTAAATTACATTTTTGATAATCTTTGCATTAAATCAACAAATGCAGCATATTCTTCTGGTCTTTCTCTTTTTTCTCTTTCTAATCTTTCATCTAATTCTTCAGGTGTAGTTCAACCAGAATCAACACTTATAATAACTTTGTTCTTGCTCTTTGGAATCATATTAACTTCTTTCTTTGTAAATAAATTTTATCTTTTTCTCATTAATAACCAATAATTATTTTATTAAGTAATCATTTTTTGATTTCAGTTCGTGTTTTTTCTTGTCTTTCTTTAATATCTAATTCTTTTTCTTTAGATAATTTTTTGAAACATGTAGGGTTTTGATTTTTAAAATCTTGACTATTTTCAAATAGATCTGCTATTTTAGCATTTGATAATTGAAATTCAAAACAAGCTATTTCATTTTCTATATTTTTATTATATTCTTCAAGAAAACTTGAATTCTTAACATTAGAACTTCACTTAAAATAAAAACCAAAATCAAAAAGCATTACTTTTAATAATGAAAATGAAAATCTTTTATTCCCATTTTTTAGCAAATGAGAGTTTAAAACTGATATAAATATGTCTGTAACAAAATCAAAAACACTTCATTGCTCCTTGTATGAATATATATTTACAACCTGTTTTACTTTATCTATTATTTTTGCATTTGGATCTACATATTGAAAATCATTTGGATCTTTTGATATTGCTTTAACTGCTTTTGCAGCAGCAAATGCTTTTGGTATTATATTGTCTTCAAAACTCTTTTTTATGTAATTTTCAACATTTTTCATTTCATTGAACTGTATACTGTGTATTTTAAATAAAATTTCTGCTGGTTGATAGAATTTACTATGAAATTCTCAATTGCATGTTTCACTATTAAAATTTATCAATGAACTTTTATATATATTAACAAATTCATCAATATTCTGAAAATCTGCTCTTGCAAGTGTAATATTTATTTTTTTCATTAATTTCTCCGATTATTTTATTTTTCTCTTTATTATAGTTATATCAAATTAATGATTGTTTTTATGAATGCATAAGAATTTGCATTGTTTTTTTATGGTTTTCACAATAAATAACATTTTGTGAAAATATAAAGTCAAAGCTTATGCAAAATGTAAAATGAAATCTATGTAATTTGTAAAATGAATGATGTTTAAAATGTGGAAATTGAAACTGGAAAAACTCACAATTCCTTTGAATTTAATATAATTTATATTATGAAAAGAAATAAAAAATGATTAAAATTTATCAGTTTAGGAGCACCTGTTGTGCTTCTTCCATTGATATCAGTGTCTTGTGAAACACTTAATAAGTACTTTTTAAAATATAGAAAAGAACCAAAAGATAAACAAGACCCCAAATCACCTTCAACACCCCCAGAAACAAAAAAGGAGACACCTTCAACACCACCTGAACCAAATTCAAACACAACAAATCAGGTAAACCCAATTGATGTAATTAACAATTTCAATAGTATTTATACATCAGCAAATCAATTTGATGTAAATCCTCAAGCATTTCATGCTGCTGGTACATTTTTAGCACATATTATACCCGCTGAACCCCCAACACCACAAGAAACATGGAAGTTCATCTTAAAACATGCACCTACTATTTGATATTATTCAGGAATTAGCAAATATTATGATTACATATTACAAGCAGATAACTTACCAAATAGTGTTGAAACCATTCAAAAAAGATTACTTAAATTAAAATCAGGACAAAGTAGTTATGAAACTATAAACATTGAACCACCAAGAACTAGATTAGGTATAGAATGAGTTAATGCTAGAACATATGACTTAGACACAATTATTCAAGTATTTGGTGATTTCTATACATTTACTTCAGCTTATGCTTCAATGTATCATGGAATTGTTCCATTAGAACGTGATAGCAAAGAGACAGAAATCAAAAAAGATGTCTCAGATCGTGCTGCAAACTGACATAAATATAGAGATGCTGACTTAACAGAAGAAGAAGGAAGTTATAAAAGAATTTCATATTATGATATGTATAAAGTTTCAAGAAACTTCTATGAAAGACAAGATAGACACTTCATACAAGATAGAGTTAAAATAAGTCCAAGTGATAGTTCAAGAGAAAGAAGATTACTTTCACTTGATCCAGTTCCAGGAGTTGCACCTTCTGATTATCTTTATGTTAATAAATGATACAACTATAAATACCCTTATTCATCATTAACAAAAATAGATAACAGAAATTATATTGGTGTATTCCCACAGGAATATCAAACAGAAACAAAAGAATGATCTCCAATGCTATTTTACAATTCAACACTTGTTTTAGCACCATTTAAGGCTATTTTAAACTCAAATGTAATGAGTAAAGGTCTTACACTATTAAAACACTATGTAGATTTCAAAATAGTGCTCTCAATGCTTAAAAAAGACCCAACAAAAACCTTTATTGAGTTATTAGATGATAAAACAAACACAAAATTACAAGAATTCTATGCTAAAAACAATTATGAAAATGGTTTTAGAACACTTTTATCAGCATTAATTGGAGCAGTTTCTAGTGTGATTGACCCAACTATCTATTTAAACTACATTAATGAAGATGGTAAAAAATACTTCTTCTATGATGAATGACCTGATTCATATGAAATAGCATTACATGGTCGTAAAGACTACTTACAACCTTCAAATCAGCGTGCAATTTATACTTTTGGTATAAATCTATACAACAAGTTTTTAATGCCTTTAAATTACATTTTAAATGAAGAAGATGAGTTTGTATTTCCTACATCAGGTAGATTTAGTGCAGAAAACAAAAAAGAAGCAAAATTTAAAACAGCATTATTTAATGAATTCTATAAACCAGTATTTGGAGCAATTGAAACACTACCAAAAGATGCAAATGATGATGCTAAATTAATGGTAGCAAGACAAAAAGTTAAGAACTTCCTTGAAAATTCTATTGTTAAAATAGTTTCAGCAGCACCAGATTCTAATGAAAATAACCATAAATATATTCAAAAAGATAAGAATTTACTTTTAATTTACAATATTACATCAAAAGATATTGAATCAAATCACTTCAACAGACTTTGATTAAAACCTGAAACAACAACAGGAGAATAACTTAATATCACATACATAAGATTATTAATTCTTATGTATTTTTTTATTCTTATTTATGTGAAAATAGTTTCACAAAATGTGGAACAGCACTTATTTTAAGGTTTATTTAGTAAAATTTGAATATGAATGAAAGAAATATAAAAGAAATAGAATACATTAACAAATTATCTTGTGATGAGATAACAGCATTATCTGAAAAGTTCAAAAACTCAGATGAAAGAAGGGAACAAAAACTAAATATTAACAAAAGAATAGTAAGAAAGATAATAGGACAAAACAACAATGTATATGAATTTGTAATTTATGAGTATTACTACTATGTTAATGGTAAAAAGCACTTCAAGAGATATTATCCAGAAAAATATATACATCTATTTCATAGAACTTATGATACCAAACTAGTTATTGATAGTTTTTATCAATACTGTGGTTTAATCAGAAACAAATTTGTTAAGATCAGTTGAAATTTATGTAAATATTATGCAAACAAATATGACTTATTTAACCAAACAAGCAATATAGAGATAAAGAAACAATATGCAAATACAATTTATATCTCAATTGATGATTGTTATGGTAAAGCAAGGGGAAATAATAAGGTCAGCAAAACAAATAGTAAGATCATAAAAATATTCTCAGATAAAAATGAAAGTCCAATTTATACATATGAAACATACACTTCACAAGACAAAGAGAAGCTTACAAACAAATCAAGAGCAGAATTAATAATGACTATTATTCAAAAGTATTATGTTATAGACACAAACACCAAATTATACCTTTTAAGTGATGGTGCAGTTTACTTCAAAAATTTAGCAAAATTATTGAATGCAGAACATATTTATGATCACTTTCACTTTATTAAACATTTCAATTTCATATTCAAAAAACCAATATTTATCATTAAGAATGATGTTAAAGAAAAACTCTTAATTGATAATCAACCAGTATGGAAATGACTGCAAAATTCAATTGAAAACAAAGATGAATTCATAGACAAATTACTACAACTATTAACTTATGAATTTAACAATAAGAACACAAAAAATAACATAAAAGCATTCTTGAAATTCATAAATAACAATTGCAAAGACTTAAAATTCAATGTAAATAACATTACAGCACAGTCTGAATCATCTGTAAGTTTATTTAAATCATTATACAAAAAGAGATATTCAACATTTTCATTAAATACAATATTCAATTTAATCAGTATCAATAAAAGTGAAAAATGCAACTTCTTGAATTTTAAATCACTAGTTAATGAAATCAGGGAAACAGCAGAAATTACTTATGAACCAATTCTTTGAAATGAGATAAATTACAATCATTATTGAAATAATTAATTTGAATATTTAAGGAATTGTGGTATCACGCGTGCATTATGCGCGATAAATATATTTAGAATAAATATATTGCTCTTGTCTTTAATATCATCCCTGATTATTTCAAATTGGGGGGTTAGCATTAAATAGCAGGTATTGCTTTATATAACAGAGTATATTCAATTAGCCATAGTAAATGACGCACTAATGAATAGAATATATTCAATACAACATGTAGTACATGACGCATTAAAGAGTAAATAAGAAAATACACATCATTTATAATGATGTGTAGGTTTAATTACAACCTTTAATAAAACATGTTCCACATTCCAGTTAATTTTGCATTTTTTTGCAAACAGATGTTAATGTTGATATAATATTTAAAAATGTAAAACCTACATTATTTTCCTTCCCCCTTATAATTTTAACTTCTATCACTGTTATAACAATGCCGATCACAACAATTTGAACCTTGTCATTATGATCTGCAAATGCTGCTTATATTCTCTTAGGTCTGGTATTTATTGTGATAAGTGTATATGTAGCGTATGGAATAACTAAGGTTTCCACTATATTATTTTCAGATGACCCAAATCATAATCAATATAAGGAACAAATCGATAAATACAAAAGATCATTTCTTATTAATTTAATTTTGAATATTGTCAAACCCAGATATAACACAATAATGGAAACATCCCAAGATATGAAAGGAAGATTTTAAAAAATTATGGATAAAAAAGATTACGGACCCAAACATAAGAAATTTATAGTTTATATAGCTATCTCATTAATATTTGGAACTTTAGCATTAATAACATCTGATGCGTTTCTTACTCATTGATTACTTTCGTTTCGTAATAATAAAATAGAAAAAATTAGTTCAATATCTCTAGTTTGATCTACTTCTTTTATGCTTATTGCGTTATTATGGGTAATTCTAGTATTAAGATTTTTAACAAGACTATATTTTAGAAACAATGATAAATATGATCGAATAAGATCATATTATCTTAGTTTAGAAAAATCATGATTTAAGGATAAAATTCAAAAACATGCCATTATATCTTCTGCTGATGAAATTGATATTGAAAAACAAGGTAAAGAAATCGTTTCAAAATATAATAACTTTACCAAATGAATTTTAATTCCAATGTTTGTTGTAACAGGTGTTATATGAGTTTCAGGTCTTATTACTTTTGTAATTGTAATATTAAAATATGGCACAGAAAAAAATTATATATTATGATTCTTGCTTTCTGCTCTTTGAGTGGTATATATTGTGGTATTTGTAATAATTGGCCTTTACACTTTAAAAAGATATTCATTCATTGCATTAAGTAAGAAACCTGCATATCAATATGCAAATAATGTCATTTCTAAAAAAACCAAAGTAAGTCTTTGAATATTAAATAACTTTTTATACAGAGCATTTATCATTACTTCGATAGAATCGCCAAAACTAAGAAAACAACGCCTTAATATAGATGAACAAAAAGAAAACAACTAAAATATAGAATTATTCACAAAAAATACAAGTTTATCTTGTGTTTTTATATAATTTTTTATGTATAAAATCAGAATTTAGATTTTATAAGAAGTGAATAATAATTAATATTCCAAAATAATTTTTATTAAAGGAGTTATTTTATGCAAGACATAGAAAAAATGAATCAATATAAATTTAATTTAAATAAATTAAAAATCTTAACATTAGTAGATATATTTATTTTAGTTCCATACATACTCATCTATATTTTATTTTCGTTTATTGAAGGTATTTATGCATATTATGCTACGGTAATATCACTTTTAGTTATTTCACTTTTAGCATTTGCAAGCTTTATAGTTGTAAAAATAATGGTTATAGTAAACTTAATTCAAGTATTAAGAATGAAAAATCTTAATTTCAATAACATGACAAATACTCGAATGATATTTACCTTAATGATAGTAGGAATTATTAGTTCAATAGTACTATTAATTGGTGTTTTCATGGAGTTAGATAATGTTGAGAAAATTTCAAACGGAGCAAAAACAACACAACCAGAAGATACACACGAAACTTATTCAATTAAAGAATAAGCATAGTGTTGTGGTAAGAATAATAGACAAGGAATTTCTCCTTGTTTTTAATTTTCATTGCACAAACTGTGCTAGTTTTTTTGTATCTTAAAATAATTTAAATTTGTTATCATATTTATATGAAAAAAGAGATTCAAGTAAAAATAGAAATTCAAAAAAATTCAAAAATCAAATACGAATATAATAGAAAAACAAACCAAATTGAAGTTGACAGAATTTTAAGAGGTGATTTTGTTTACCCATGCAACTATGGTTTTGTACCAAACGCATTAGACTGAGATGGAGATGAATTAGATGTTCTTTTATACTCAGAAGAAACATTTATGCCAGGAGTTGCTTTAAATGCTCGTATCATTGGAGCAATGAAAATGATCGATGATGGTGAAACAGATACTAAATTAATCGCTGTACATGCAGATGATTATCGTTTAGATCACATTAATTCATTAAAAGATTTACCACTTCCATTCTTAGACACAGTTAAAACATTCTTTAGCACATACAAAAACTGAAAACGTGAAGGCATCACATCAGTTGAAGGATTTGAAGACATTGAATGAGCATTAGCTGAGTATGATGAATGTGTAGAATTAATGGAAAAATATGGAGAAATAGATAAAAAAGAATTCATCAAATTAATGATGGAAAAACATCCTGAAAAGTACACATTTTAAGTAAAAAATGATTATTAAGCACATCCTTGAGTGTGCTTTTTCTTATTTTTTTCTTCGTCTTTCTCTAAAAAAGCAAGAAAAATATTTTATAAGCCTTGTAGACAGCTATTTTGCGTTTAAAAAATGCAAAATATGCAGAAAAACTTAAAATGTGGAAATTTTCACAAATTCTTATATAAAAATCTTTTTATACCTAAAAAACTTTATAATAAGAGTGCTTGAAAATAGATTTTCAAGATATTAAACAATAATTATTGGAGATATATGAAACTTAAAAAATTCTTATTAGGATCAATGCCAGTTTTAGCTGCATCATCATTATTTGCAGCTTCAGCTGGATGTTCATCTACAGAAGAAAAAAACACAAATAATCCAGAAACACCAGCACCAGGTACAGGTGCAACTGACCCAAACAAAGATTTACCATACTATGTAGCACCTAATG
The nucleotide sequence above comes from Mycoplasma sp. Pen4. Encoded proteins:
- a CDS encoding inorganic diphosphatase; translated protein: MKKEIQVKIEIQKNSKIKYEYNRKTNQIEVDRILRGDFVYPCNYGFVPNALDWDGDELDVLLYSEETFMPGVALNARIIGAMKMIDDGETDTKLIAVHADDYRLDHINSLKDLPLPFLDTVKTFFSTYKNWKREGITSVEGFEDIEWALAEYDECVELMEKYGEIDKKEFIKLMMEKHPEKYTF
- a CDS encoding type II toxin-antitoxin system death-on-curing family toxin, yielding MKKINITLARADFQNIDEFVNIYKSSLINFNSETCNWEFHSKFYQPAEILFKIHSIQFNEMKNVENYIKKSFEDNIIPKAFAAAKAVKAISKDPNDFQYVDPNAKIIDKVKQVVNIYSYKEQWSVFDFVTDIFISVLNSHLLKNGNKRFSFSLLKVMLFDFGFYFKWSSNVKNSSFLEEYNKNIENEIACFEFQLSNAKIADLFENSQDFKNQNPTCFKKLSKEKELDIKERQEKTRTEIKKWLLNKIIIGY
- a CDS encoding Mbov_0401 family ICE element transposase-like protein translates to MNERNIKEIEYINKLSCDEITALSEKFKNSDERREQKLNINKRIVRKIIGQNNNVYEFVIYEYYYYVNGKKHFKRYYPEKYIHLFHRTYDTKLVIDSFYQYCGLIRNKFVKISWNLCKYYANKYDLFNQTSNIEIKKQYANTIYISIDDCYGKARGNNKVSKTNSKIIKIFSDKNESPIYTYETYTSQDKEKLTNKSRAELIMTIIQKYYVIDTNTKLYLLSDGAVYFKNLAKLLNAEHIYDHFHFIKHFNFIFKKPIFIIKNDVKEKLLIDNQPVWKWLQNSIENKDEFIDKLLQLLTYEFNNKNTKNNIKAFLKFINNNCKDLKFNVNNITAQSESSVSLFKSLYKKRYSTFSLNTIFNLISINKSEKCNFLNFKSLVNEIRETAEITYEPILWNEINYNHYWNN